The following is a genomic window from Engystomops pustulosus chromosome 11, aEngPut4.maternal, whole genome shotgun sequence.
ATTTCACCCAAAATTAATAGCTTCTTACTGTATACTTAGCACTAAGAATATACCTATACTCCAAGATCTACTGATTCCTAATTATAATTTCGGGATTTTAGCGTTTTTAATACTTCTAGTCAGCAGGCGATGGACCAAAATCTTCCATCGCTAATATATAAAGGAAATCAACATGAGGACAAGTGAATAAATTCTATTCTATTTTACTATACGATTGTCTGTAAATAGCAATGGTTGATGGCAGGGACGTCTAAGGATTGCATCATTTATTTGGGACCCAGAGTTTTTAGGGGAGTGACCTACATTTTCAAAACACTGCACCACTCAGGTCTATGGGCTGTGTCTGGTGTTCTACCTTAGCCCAATTTATTTAAATCTgacaaagctgcaataccagacacctcCTATGTATTGGTTTATTGTTCCTTGGGGGTGTTAGGGTGTTTCAGCCCCATGGGTTTATATGTCTACGAGGGAAATGGAAACGTACCATCAGGAATCTTCCTATAATGGCAGATGCGAAGGTAGGTTCCTTCTTCCGTCTGGCTTCTTCAGGACCGTAATTTTTCCACCATACACACCGGCACTGGAGCAAGAGCTACTGTATCAGGAGTACAACTAGGGCTTGCAAGGAGGCGAGACGGTGACATAGAGTAGCCATTGCTCCCGCAGCCCGGACACGGTActacactccccagtagcctctgccgatgTTTTGCATTTTTGTAAGATAAAGATCTGGCTATTTACAAAGATTAGAGAAAGATATTTTAGAGTTGAGGACGGAAGTAGGAACCTACCTACCTGACGGTAGGTTTACTTTCAGCTTTTTCCCCCTCTGGTGACCGCCACCGGTCTGCAATGTCCAGCATCTTGTAACCTTTACAAAAAACGGAAGGATCCCACTTCTACCATACTCTATGGGTAGCCTTAAAGGAAccctccagtcaaagctaatttgTTAAATAATGAACGGACCTGTATTCCTATAACTTTGCTTCAGTCctcgcacaatggggcacatttacttacttgtcccttgcgcgatccccgctgtgagttcaccatcttcttccttctttcttgggcttgcaacaaaaattcaaatgttaaatcccccgctcagtccgaatctgtcggatcgtcccgcccccccgatttgtcacatgaaagccagcgccaaaatctgatcgcgtgcgacacaatccccttttaaatgcgtcaCAAAACGATAATCATAGAAATATCTGACGTttgtgcgatccgcggacccttagtaaatgaaccccattgtatCTGAATGAATcacctttgactggagtgttcgcACCTATACAATGTCCTGTGCTatgcggattttaaaaatgtctttgtcagcattctgaatcatatcagtactttatataagtttaattcacattaactGGCTCCCTGACAGCAGAGTGTGATGAGTCCCagggaaggggcagctgcagcctgtgtgtatctgtgtctcctcatgcatttttcTTCTTCTCCACACTATTCCTCTCCCTCCCTGCTGAATGTACATCATAGGAAGtggagagggagctgcatgagtgtggaggaaaggagactgacacaggcacatacaggcCGCAGCTGCCCCCTTCCCAGGGACTCGCCGCTGCTGGTGGGGAGgcaagtaatgtgaaataaacttatataaagtactgaaatgattcagaatgatgaCAACCGCATTTTTAAcataggctattagaacctgacaccagctaaaatgacattcctggtgacaggttctttttaagtgGACCATACACATTAAATAAACATCAGCCAAACCCACTGATATCAGAGTGAATGGTGGAACATCTACTGTGTTTGGGGGGGGGCTGATGCCACATGTCTGGGGAAATATGAATTGGACAATTTGACTTTAATCATTTCTTCTAGCGGAGGTTTCTGGTAGCCCCTCTCTCTCTATCGATTGTATTGACCCAATATTTAACCAAATTGGTATGAAACCAGTTCTTAGAGATGAAATTCTAGGTCTGTTGTTTTGCTTCTTGTTGTTTGTAAAATGAATCCACTTGTGTTGGATATATAGCAAACTTGATCCAGTTAATCCGGCACTGAATTGATTCAGAATTTTTAAAGTTTAGCTCAGGACGGACCGaagttgctccaattgtcctggaagtTGGTCTATACCcccttattttatataaaaaggtCCTaacttgttttatttatttttttaaattatccaATTTTAATTTTCCAGTTGTGGTTATCGTTATGGTTCTGGTTCATTAAAATCGTTTTTGTAGGACAAGAACAAAATAAGATGGGacctttttatatattaaaaaaaaatctgcgtttggagaactagagggggtaatataccaatttccagaacaATTAGGGCAATTGGTTCAGACTGATTCAATTCGGGCAAGAACAGAATCTGTAGAAAAATTTGGCTAATCCAATCTTgaatgattcactcatctctggTCTACGGGCTGAATTCAGTAGGGAATTCGGAGGAAAAAGTTTTGATCTCTGGAAAGTTAGTTGAAAAGTAAGTGACCATTTAAACAAGTTTCGATACAAATGGTAAAATACTATCGGTAGATGTTATATGAAGCCTCTTTAAGCCAAAATAGACAGAACTCAAATTGTCAGAAATGTGTTTCTTCTTTTTTACAGCCCGACATCACCCATATGTCTTCTTATAGCTAATTACATATAAATACAACATTATAAATAATAGAATCTCTTTAACCTACATTACAGATAGTACAGACGCCCTGCAGGGAATCCAGAATAATTTAGGATAAGTGTTAGGGGCATTGACTGCTGTTCAGGGTGGATGGAGAGATCATACTTTCTCAGACGCTGTGTCATTGTCACTTAAAAACTGGAAGAAGAGCTGCAGTCCATCTACAGGGTGCACTATGGGGACAGTCTGCATTTTGGGGAAAGTTGGGGTGGCTAATTCCCACGTGGCCGTGCCCACCAGCTCTATGGCGAGAATTTTCAGTATGATTTGAGCAAGTTCTTTGCCGATACAACTACGGACACCACCTCCGAAGGGGATGTAATTGAATCTGCTGGCTTTTCCTTCATCCCTTTCCGTAAGGAAGCGATCGGGGTCAAAGGAGTCCGTGTTCTGGTAAATGGATGCGGTCTCATGAGTATCTCGTATACTGTACATGACGCTCCAACCTTTGGGGATTTGGTAACCCTAAAAAGTGATGGACAAAAACATAAGTTAACTTTGCATGAAATTAACAGTAATTAGTAAATGTTAAAGTAATTGTACATTTTGTGTATCATCCTATCAATACAGTGTCTGCTTTTAGTGAAAAGTACTGACAATTCTCTTTTTGACCAATAGGAGGCGATGAAGGAACACCTTTTGAGGAAGACTTAACTCAAGACTCAAAGAATTCTTGGTTGTGTTACTGTGTGCTTAGCACTTCCAAAAGTAGTGACAATGCCAAAACCGAAGGGCGAGGATTTATACGGTATGTTCTGTCTATAGGAAGTGATGGAGCAAGCAAAGATTGATATtcgtattgtaatttttttttctatagtgtACTTCATCAAAACAGGTTCTCTGTACAAGCAATGAGAATTTAGTATCTTAATGTTGTAAATGTGAAAGAAAAGCCATATCCATACGATGAAGAAGAGCTCTCAAAGCGAGAACATGTATAGAGCTAGGAATGGTTGACATGTGTTGTCTGCACATGGTCCTAATCCAACCATGGCTTTACCCTTAACTGTACTGTGAAATAAAAAATGGTGTTCCCATAACAGGCATTTATGACATAGCTACAGGATATGTCTGACCCAAGTCTCTTGGCTGGACAGAGCCATGCGAGTGCTCATTTTCCATTCAAGTATATGGCACTGGTGAAAATAACCAATACGTCTTGAATACAgaacagggccggtgccagcactgggcatacctgggcaagtccaGGGCCCCTGGGAGGGGGGCCACAAaagactgtacataatgaatccataggcggtgagaggggctgtatataacataaccatgaaggggctgtttggggtaataaacttgggaatattttagggaacaggagactgcaatttcactgcaaaggggcccactgaggctctgtcgcccaggggcctactgaaacctggagccaatccTTCAGAACAATATAAATGTTCATCCCATTCTCCAATCTGCCTCTTTTGAGGAAGACTTTCTTCCAGGTTCATCGAAAGATGGCAAGATGTGAAATTAGATTCATGGTGCGACTCACAATGTTGACACCCACTTATGACCTATCCAACTAATAATTTATAAACACTTAagatggaaacccctttaattgcatcACTCCAAAATTGTCTGAGTTATAATAGTATCTATTAAAAAGGGTCATCCAAGAAGAAGGGCTTTTTAAATAGAGGTATAAAACCCACTATTCTCGCCCCGAACCAGCGCTCTGCTTTGGTGCATTACTGCTATCATTGGTTAAATACAGAGTGGTCACACTACTTCATCAGGCGTGCACCAGCTACAGCATTCAACTTCTGTCACTGCTGAGCCACTGTACACAGGACAAGGACCAGGGACTGTTGTTCTTGATATTAAGGAAGATCCCGGACCTGAAGGCTAAATCCATCAGACCATTATGTTATATACTATCTCTGCCGACTAAATGTCCAGGTGGAAATACTCTAAGGCTCTTAGTAGATGGGATTTATGCAATATAGATACTCTCCTCACTGATCCTTCAAGGCTCCCGTTTTGGTGCTGGGATCTCCCGCTGGTCTCTACTTCCTGGTTCCCTCCTCTTTTTTACAGGAAATGTCTATGGACCTGTTGGTCATCCCCTACCCCTTGGAGACTTTTTAAAGGGTTTCTACTTTCAACGCATTGAAATCCTAAAGATAAAACACGGAATCCTAGAGATGTAAATCGGCTCCCCGCTCACAGCTGATTTGTTGGGCTCCACTTTTTTTAGTACATTTGAAGTCATGTTTACAGGGAATAGGCTTATATGTTTTTAGAGCCCCAGCGCCGGCTCACACACAACCATACATTAAGCCTCAGTTCCTGAATATCCATTTCATACAAACACGCTGCATACAATAAGGCAGTGAACATGTCCATAGAGAACCAACTTGTATTCTATGTCCCCTGAGGTGCAGTCTGGAAAGTAAAAGTTCATACTCACATCCAGTTCAAAGGTCTGTAGCGCCGTCCTGTAGCCTCCAGAGACAGGTGGGAGCAGTCTCAGAACCTCCTTCACCACACAATCCAAATAGTGAAGCCCCTTCAGTTTCTCCAGACTCAGGTTCAGCTGACAGCGACATTCACAAGTCAAGCCCTCCTCTTCTACTGGAAACTTGATAGAACCCATCTGGTTAGGTGAGTCCTTCTTGGGTAAGTCGCCATTACAGCGGTGCTCCCACTGAAGGCCATCTTGGGATCTTTTCCGTAAAATTTGCTCCCTTTCGTTTCTATCTTGTAAGATGAGTTTGGTCTGCTCCCATATCTGTTTGACGTGTCCTTCTGAGCCCAGGAGGACTGATGAATGGCAGCCGGCGGTCACACACCACTCCCCGGCACCATTGTTATTGGGGTTGTCTGAAGAATGGAGACACTGGCATTGCTTGATTAACCCGTGTGATACCAGTTCCTGTCGGAGCTTGTGTATGGAGGACGGGTGTTTGAGTAAGAGAAGGATGAGGGAGGTGCTGGCGCTAGCGGTTGTGAAGAAGGCAGCGAACATAAGCTCAATGGCAGATTCCTGTGTAACAAGAGACAACAACCATTCAGGTCATGCTAGACCAAAATATTCATGCTCTTTGAGACCCTATTATATTTTTGCTGTATATCCAGGAGATAACCGTAATAAGGGCTGAGCGAGATGACACCAGCCCTCATGTGCTGATGTTGGCGTCTCCTGTgttgtgacctcactgtgtatgTTATACTGGTGAAGGGATGTGTTTTGGCCAG
Proteins encoded in this region:
- the CYP26C1 gene encoding cytochrome P450 26C1, whose product is MFLTTDLNYMSFLEAAFTSVLSLGLLLVVSHQLWSLRWHSTRDRSSNLPLPKGSMGWPFFGETLHWLVQGSTFHSSRREKYGNIFKTHLLGKPLIRVTGAENVRKILLGEHHLVSTQWPQSTQIILGSNTLVNSIGELHRHKRKIMAKVFSHPALESYIPRIQEAVSWELHGWCREPGSISMFPSAKALTFRIAARILLGLSLGEKQFKELARVFEQLVENLFSLPLDIPFSGLRKGIKARDTLHQYMEEAIRDKISRRDPEVCEDALDYLIDSAKENGKELNMQELKESAIELMFAAFFTTASASTSLILLLLKHPSSIHKLRQELVSHGLIKQCQCLHSSDNPNNNGAGEWCVTAGCHSSVLLGSEGHVKQIWEQTKLILQDRNEREQILRKRSQDGLQWEHRCNGDLPKKDSPNQMGSIKFPVEEEGLTCECRCQLNLSLEKLKGLHYLDCVVKEVLRLLPPVSGGYRTALQTFELDGYQIPKGWSVMYSIRDTHETASIYQNTDSFDPDRFLTERDEGKASRFNYIPFGGGVRSCIGKELAQIILKILAIELVGTATWELATPTFPKMQTVPIVHPVDGLQLFFQFLSDNDTASEKV